A region from the Lolium perenne isolate Kyuss_39 chromosome 4, Kyuss_2.0, whole genome shotgun sequence genome encodes:
- the LOC127293478 gene encoding uncharacterized protein, protein MLRQSSSRNHRSRGLKLKKALQISLLVIVSVWLLYQVKHSYEKKTAYNENDDNHDTDDVHKDDKSQVEVIRLGRKDLPAKMEADSSTLDERVEDEETEEIEQEMKHDEHDDDPIDEPDLDKDDDLAEPGEHSAGKDEGSDGGAVFEDEERKERSQEDQEKSFHGDDVSSAVTHDPPSSQQADLAHHAEEKILYVDDASTAVPHEKQEHKEEEAHKATEQSSTGANVSSSVDHDAQIAKPLPDEQLKSMDRIFEGTTNLSNGMTLGGPGVNGTNAVEEHGASSANASSNPNLSTPSLVSESKSDPAPANLTSNNGGSEISNSTPLEGQAEQQLNSTAALNNQTQPFTDLTSAELNSPPNGTLALVSTSVEKATSRDGDTGGNTDTSSMPLDNKADDGDAHKEEVDVSTKIMNKAIGEGEVLLE, encoded by the coding sequence ATGCTGAGGCAGAGCTCTAGTAGAAACCACAGATCAAGAGGTCTGAAGCTAAAGAAAGCTCTTCAGATAAGTCTTTTGGTTATTGTGTCTGTTTGGCTCCTCTACCAAGTAAAGCATTCTTATGAGAAGAAGACAGCGTATAATGAAAACGACGACAATCATGACACTGATGATGTGCATAAAGATGATAAGAGCCAGGTAGAGGTCATCAGATTGGGCAGGAAAGACCTGCCAGCAAAGATGGAGGCTGATTCATCAACACTGGATGAACGGGTTGAGGACGAAGAGACTGAAGAGATAGAGCAAGAAATGAAGCACGATGAGCATGATGACGATCCCATTGATGAGCCAGACCTGGACAAGGATGATGATCTTGCTGAGCCTGGTGAGCACTCTGCTGGTAAGGACGAAGGGTCTGATGGCGGGGCTGTGTTTGAGGATGAAGAGCGGAAGGAGCGGTCTCAGGAGGATCAAGAAAAGAGTTTCCACGGTGACGATGTATCTAGTGCTGTTACTCATGACCCTCCATCATCGCAGCAAGCTGATCTGGCCCATCATGCCGAAGAGAAAATCTTGTACGTGGATGATGCTTCAACAGCAGTTCCTCATGAAAAGCAGGAACACAAGGAGGAGGAAGCTCACAAGGCTACAGAACAGAGTTCTACAGGTGCTAACGTGTCGAGTTCTGTGGACCATGATGCCCAAATCGCAAAACCTCTTCCAGATGAGCAATTGAAGAGCATGGATAGGATATTTGAAGGCACCACCAATTTATCAAATGGAATGACACTTGGAGGCCCTGGGGTGAATGGAACCAATGCAGTCGAGGAACATGGGGCTTCTTCAGCTAATGCATCTTCCAACCCAAATCTGAGCACTCCCAGCTTGGTCTCAGAAAGCAAGAGTGATCCAGCCCCAGCAAACCTGACAAGCAACAATGGTGGATCAGAGATAAGCAATTCAACTCCCTTGGAAGGTCAAGCTGAGCAGCAACTAAATTCAACAGCGGCGTTGAACAACCAAACACAGCCCTTCACGGACCTGACATCTGCCGAGCTGAATTCTCCACCAAATGGGACTTTGGCTTTGGTTTCAACTAGCGTCGAAAAGGCCACATCCAGAGACGGAGACACTGGTGGTAACACCGACACATCCTCCATGCCGCTGGACAATAAAGCCGACGATGGCGATGCTCACAAAGAAGAAGTAGATGTATCGACAAAAATCATGAACAAAGCAATCGGTGAAGGTGAAGTTCTCCTGGAATGA